The region ATATGTAGTGTAGCGGTGAAATGCTTAGATATTACATAGAATACCAATTGCGAAGGCAGATCACTAACAATATATTGACGCTGATGGACGAAAGCGTGGGTAGCGAACAGGATTAGATACCCTGGTAGTCCACGCCGTAAACGATGGTTACTAGCTGTTCGGTACGATTGAGTACTGAGTGGCCAAGCGAAAGTGATAAGTAACCCACCTGGGGAGTACGTTCGCAAGAATGAAACTCAAAGGAATTGACGGGGGCCCGCACAAGCGGTGGAGCATGTGGTTTAATTCGATGATACGCGAGGAACCTTACCAGGGCTTAAATGCATTTTGACAGGTCTAGAAATAGATTTTTCTTCGGACAATTTGCAAGGTGCTGCATGGTTGTCGTCAGCTCGTGCCGTGAGGTGTCAGGTTAAGTCCTATAACGAGCGCAACCCCTGTTGCTAGTTGCCAGCGAGTCATGTCGGGGACTCTAGTGAGACTGCCGGTGCAAACCGTGAGGAAGGTGGGGATGACGTCAAATCATCACGGCCCTTACGTCCTGGGCCACACACGTGCTACAATGGTAGGGACAGAGAGCAGCCACTTCGTGAGAAGGAGCGAATCTACAAACCCTATCTCAGTTCGGATCGTAGTCTGCAACTCGACTACGTGAAGCTGGAATCGCTAGTAATCGCATATCAGCCATGATGCGGTGAATACGTTCCCGGGCCTTGTACACACCGCCCGTCAAGCCATGGAAGCTGGGGGTGCCTGAAGTCGGTGACCGCAAGGAGCTGCCTAGGGTAAAACCGGTAACTGGGGCTAAGTCGTAACAAGGTAGCCGTACCGGAAGGTGCGGCTGGAACACCTCCTTTCTGGAGTTTCTGAAATAATGAAACTACAAGAGTGATGTAATGCAGAGTTACTTAGTTAGTGTGTTTATTTATTTTTATATTAAGAATTGTCAATTAAGAGAAGCCGCGAGGTTTTGTTCAATGATTTAGAGTCTCATAGCTCAGCTGGTTAGAGCGCTACACTGATAATGTAGAGGTCGGCAGTTCGAGTCTGCCTGGGACTACTTTTTTTTGTGGTTTTGCCACATTTGTTCATTTAAAATAATTAGGAAACTTTAGATGTTGAGGATTATATTCCATATTCATAATTTTGAATTAATTTTCTAAATTTCTGAAATGGGGGATTAGCTCAGCTGGCTAGAGCGCCTGCCTTGCACGCAGGAGGTCATCGGTTCGACTCCGATATTCTCCACGAGTGTATTTATACACAAACGTTCATTGACATATTGAAAAGATTAAACGAGTAACGTAGATTAATTTCTACATTATAAAAGTAAAATAAAATAGGTTTTTACTCCATATCGTTGTGGGGTAAAATTGAATATCATAAGCAAATTAAGGGCGTATGGGGAATGCCTTGGCTCTCAGAGGCGATGAAGGACGTGATAAGCTGCGATAAGTTGCGGGGATCAGCACATGTGAATTGATCCGCAAATTTCCGAATGGGGCAACCCGGTATATTGAAGATATATCATCCGCAAGGAAGCAAACCTGGTGAACTGAAACATCTAAGTAGCCAGAGGAAGAGAAAACAATAGTGATTCCGCTAGTAGTGGCGAGCGAACGCGGAATAGCCCAAACCAATAATGTTACGGCATTGTTGGGGTTGTAGGACCGTAATATTTGATGTGCAATGAATAGGAATCTTTTGGAAAAAAGAACCAAAGAGGGTGATAGTCCTGTACTGGTAAGTTGCATTATTGATAACGGTATCCTGAGTAGTGCGGGGCACGTGAAACCCTGTATGAATCTAGCGGGACCATCCGCTAAGGCTAAATACTCCTGAGAGACCGATAGTGAACTAGTACCGTGAGGGAAAGGTGAAAAGAACCCTGAATAAGGGAGTGAAATAGATCCTGAAACCATACGCTTACAAGCGGTCGGAGCCCATTAATTGGGTGACGGCGTGCCTTTTGCATAATGAGCCTACGAGTTACCGTTGTTAGCAAGGTTAAGGATTTCAGATCCGCAGCCGTAGCGAAAGCGAGTCTGAATAGGGCGTGTAGTTAGCAGTGGTAGACGCGAAACCGTGTGATCTACCCATGGGCAGGGTGAAGCTGTAGTAACATACAGTGGAGGCCCGAACCGGTTGACGTTGAAAAGTCTTCGGATGACCTGTGGGTAGGGGTGAAAGGCCAATCAAACTCGGAAATAGCTCGTACTCCCCGAAATGCATTTAGGTGCAGCGTTAACTAAGTTTTATAGAGGTAGAGCTACTGATTGGATGCGGGGGCTTCATCGCCTACCAATTCCTGACAAACTCCGAATGCTATAAAATAGTGGTTAGCAGTGAGGGCATGGGTGCTAAGGTCCATGTCCGAAAGGGAAAGAACCCAGATCATCAGCTAAGGTCCCAAAATGTATGTTAAGTTGAATAAACGAGGTTGTACTGCATTGACAGCTAGGATGTTGGCTTGGAAGCAGCCATTCATTTAAAGAGTGCGTAACAGCTCACTAGTCGAGCGGTACGGCATGGATAATAATCGGGCATAAATATACTACCGAAGCTATGAATTCGAAAGAGTGGTAGGGGAGCATTCTATATACGTCGAATATGACTCGTGAGAGTTGTTGGAGTGTATAGAAACGAAAATGTAGGCATAAGTAACGATAAAGGGAGCGAGAAACTCCCTCACCGAAAGACCAAGGTTTCCTCAGCTATGCTAATCAGCTGAGGGTTAGTCGGGTCCTAACGCGTACCCGAAGGGGGAAGTGGATGGACAACAGGTTAATATTCCTGTACCTGCTCACATTAAAAGTGACGGAGGTGTAAATCTAGTGCGTACTGACGGAATAGTACGTTGAATCAATTTTTAAGATTGAGATAGTACCATGAGGTTACGACTGATTGGATAATCTAGAGGAGCAACTTCCAAGAAAAACAAGTGAAGCAGCCCGTACCGCAAACCGACACAGGTGGTTGGGATGAGAATTCTAAGGTGCTCGAGTGATTCATGGCTAAGGAATTAGGCAAAATTGACCTGTAACTTCGGGAGAAAGGTCCCCTATATTTATATAGGGCGCAGTGAAAAGATCCAAGCGACTGTTTATCAAAAACACAGGGCTCTGCTAAATCGAAAGATGATGTATAGGGCCTGACACCTGCCCGGTGCCGGAAGGTTAAGAGGAGGGTTTAGCTTCGGCGAAGATCTCAATTGAAGCCCCGGTAAACGGCGGCCGTAACTATAACGGTCCTAAGGTAGCGAAATTCCTTGTCGGGTAAGTTCCGACCTGCACGAATGGTGTAACGATTTGGATACTGTCTCAGCCATGAGCTCGGTGAAATTGTAGTATCGGTGAAGATGCCGATTACCCGCTACGGGACGAAAAGACCCCGTGCACCTTTACTATAGCTTAGTATTGATTTTGGATAAGTAATGTGTAGGATAGGTGGGAGACATCGAAGTATTATCGCTAGGTAGTATGGAGTCATTGTTGAAATACCACCCTTTGCTTATTTGAAATCTAACCTTTTACAAGGGACATTGCTTGGTGGGTAGTTTGACTGGGGTGGTCGCCTCCAAAAGAGTAACGGAGGCTTCTAAAGGTACCCTCAGCACGCTTGGTAACCGTGCGTAGAGTGCAATGGCATAAGGGTGCTTGACTGAGAGACATACAGGTCGATCAGGTTGGAAACAAGAGCATAGTGATCCGGTGGTTCCGCATGGAAGGGCCATCGCTCAAAGGATAAAAGGTACGCCGGGGATAACAGGCTGATCTCCCCCAAGAGCTCACATCGACGGGGGGGTTTGGCACCTCGATGTCGGCTCGTCACATCCTGGGGCTGGAGAAGGTCCCAAGGGTTGGGCTGTTCGCCCATTAAAGTGGCACGCGAGCTGGGTTCAGAACGTCGTGAGACAGTTCGGTCTCTATCTGTAGTGGGCGCAAGAAATTTGAGTGAATCTGACTTTAGTACGAGAGGACCGAGTTGGACTGACCGCTGGTCTACCAGTTGTTCCGCCAGGAGCATTGCTGGGTAGCTACGTCGGGAAGGGATAAGCGCTGAAAGCATATAAGCGCGAAACCCATCACAAGATGAGATTTCTTTAAAGGGTCGTGGGAGACTACCACGTTGATAGGTCATAGGTGTAAAGGCAGTAATGTCATAGCCGAGTGATACTAATTACCCGTAAGCTTAGGTATTCATTCCTTTTTTTATTTACTTGTTTATATTTTCAATATGTCAACTTATACAGTTGACTTTATGTCAGCTGAACCATTAAGGTGGTTATAGCGATGGGGCTCACCTCTTACCTTTCCGAACAGAGAAGTTAAGCCCATTTGCGCAGATGGTACTGCTATTTGTGGGAGAGTATGTCGCCGCCTTCTTTTGAACCCTTGTCCTAACGGATGAGGGTTTTTTTATACCCCAAATCTAAAATATAATGCTGCAAATGAACCCTGTCTCTTGTTTCAGAATAGATGCAAACAACCTAACACTTCAGTTAACGTACTTCTTCATCTTTTCCATAACAAACACCAGTAGTTGGTTCACCTTGCCTTCAATATAATTTAAAGATGCTGTCTGGAAAACAAATAGTACCTCAGGTGTTGTGTGTATGTATAGAACCAGCTAACAGGGCTAGAGGGTGTCTATAACAGCTTTTGAATTTATGAAATACTCGTGTTGTAGATCTGAACTACAACAGTGTTATTGTTACACTTAGAACAGACTACAGGGTATAATAATTTTATGTAAATACAGAAGCACTCATGCTTTTTGTTCTTTAAATATTCAGCTGTTTGTTGCGAGTTATGGTTCAGCACTATACGTATTTACATTTTGACGTGCTATTGTAATTTACAGTCAATAGTAAGGTAGAATAGTTAAGAAGCTAGAAAAAGCTTCTTACAAATAAAATCAGTTTGATGAGAAAGAATATAAGGGATTTTAAATAGCCCTTTTATGAACGTTTAATAGTAAAAGTGAGTAGATGAGCTAGTATTGAATATGGTTTGTAATAGGATATTTTTAAATGACCAATAGGGTTTCCAATTTCGTCCTTATTTTAATATTCAAAAAAAATAGAAACTTTTTTTTGAATCGCATTAAGTTCTTGGAAATACAAAAACGAAGTAATAGTAAGAAATGAAGTTGTTGTCTTATACTTCATTTGGTTTTTGGTAATTGTTCAACAGTAGGTTATTTCATGCTTTACAATTAAGTTTCCACACTACTCATGTTCATTGTATCACTTATAACTTATTGCTTTGGTCATGTAATGAACAACATCAATAAGTAATTGAGGCTTTTAACATCCTACATCTTTAGTTTTAAGTTCCCGAAAACAGAAAACAGCAATTTATGTCAGTGAAGTTAGTGAACCCTTTTTAAGGCGGTACACCAACTTCTTGACAGTATTTTTTATACTTATTTAAATAATGGGAAGTCTTTTGCTAACAGGTTGACCTCTTTACCAAGTTCCTCCACTTGCGGGTTGTCTTTATTACTGATACATCTGTCGATAATGTCGACAATCTTAACCATGTCATCTTCTAGGAAACCTCTAGTAGTTATAGCTGCGGTTCCTACCCTGATACCACTAGTCACAAATGGAGACTCTGTGTCAAAGGGTACCATGTTTTTGTTGACGGTAACATGTATTTTTCCTAATAGTTCTTCTGCTTCTTTTCCAGTAATGTTTTTATTTCTCAAATCGATCAACATCATATGATTATCAGTTCCTCCGGAGATGATATGATAATCTCTTTTGACAAATTCTTGTGCCATTACTTGAGCATTCTTGTTAACCTGAAGAATGTATTGTAAAAAATCTTCGGTTAAAGCTTCTTTAAATGCGATTGCTTTTGCTGCAATAATATGCTCTAATGGTCCACCTTGATTACCCGGGAATACACCACTATTTAATAAACTGGACATTTTTTTAAGATTTCCATTTTTCAATTTTTGTCCAAATGGATTATCAAAGTCTTTCCCCATTATTATAAGTCCACCTCTAGGACCTCTAAGGGTTTTATGAGTCGTAGTCGTACAAATATGAGCATGTGGTACGGCATCCATAATAACGCCTTTTGCTATAAGACCCGCTGGGTGAGCAATATCGGCTAATAGGATGGCATTTACTTTATCTGCAATTTCTCTAAATCTCTTGTAATCAATTTCACGGCTGTAGGCTGACGCACCTGCGATAATCAATTTGGGTTGCTCCTTTATAGCAATCTCCTCTATTTTATCGTAGTTTAATAATCCAGTTTCTTTTTCAACACCGTAAAAAGAATTTGTATAGATCTTTCCAGAAAAATTCACAGGTGATCCATGTGTTAAATGACCTCCATGAGAAAGATCAAAACCTAATATCTTATCTCCAGGATTTAAGCAGGCATGATAAACAGCTGTATTAGCTTGACTCCCTGAGTGAGGCTGTACGTTAGCATATTCTGCATTAAAGAGCTTTTTTGCTCTTTCAATGGCGATATTTTCAATTTCATCTACAACTTCACATCCACCATAATACCTTTTACCAGGATAGCCTTCAGCGTATTTGTTAGTTAAGATAGAACCAGCTGCTGCTAGCACATCATCACTTACGTAATTTTCACTAGCAATTAGTTCTATACCTTCTGTTTGACGAATTCTTTCTTTTTCAATGAGATTGAAAATTTCGTGATCCTTGTGAGCCATTTTTAGATAAATTTAGATAACAAAAATAAGGCACTTATGCCATCATCCAATTCTTATATAATATATTTGGACATATTTTAACAAGAAATCAAGATAACATGGCTAATAAAACTAACGACCCTAAAAGAAGCTCTTGGATAGGATATAACCGAGATACTCATTTTCCAATACAAAACATACCATTCGGTGTTTTCCTTACTAGAGATAACGTCATTACTATCGGTACACGAATCGGTGATTACGCTATTGATTTAGGGGCACTACAAGAAATGGGCTATTTTGATATGGTACCACTAACCGATGATATGTTCATGCAGGATACCTTAAATGATTTTATATCAGATGGTAAAAAAACTTGGAGCCTTGTTAGGAATAGAATTGGTGATATTTTTGATAAGAATAATCCAGAATTAAGAGATCATAAAGAGCATAGAGACAGGATTATTTTTGCTATGGATGAAGTGGAAATGCAATTGCCGGTGCTTATAGGCGATTATACAGACTTCTATAGCAGTAAAGAGCACGCTACTAATGTGGGTACTATGTTTAGAGATCCAGATAATGCGCTGCTACCTAATTGGTTGCATATGCCTGTAGCCTATCACGGTAGATCCAGCTCCATCATTCCATCAAATATTCCTATTCATAGACCTCAAGGGCAAACCATTCCTGCTGGTTCAGATCAGCCTGTTTTTGGTCCTTCTAAGCTTGTAGATTTTGAGTTGGAAATGGCTTTTATTACAACAGACGCTAATCTCTTAGGGCATCCTATTCCTGTAAAAGAGGCAGAAGATTATATTTTTGGAATGGTAATGCTTAATGATTGGAGTGCTAGAGATATACAAAAATGGGAATATGTGCCACTCGGACCCTTCCTTGCAAAAAGCTTTGCGAGTTCTATCTCTCCATGGATAGTAACCTTAGAAGCCTTAGAGCCTTTTAGAACAGAAAGTCCTAAAAGAGAAAAGCCAGTATTAGATTATCTTGATTCTAAAAAGAATAGTAGTTTTGACATCAACTTAGAAGTGGACATCACTCCACAACAAGGCAGACCTACTACCGTATGTAAGTCCAACTTCAAGCACCTTTACTGGAATATCTCTCAACAGTTAGCACATCATACAGTTA is a window of Nonlabens sp. MB-3u-79 DNA encoding:
- the glyA gene encoding serine hydroxymethyltransferase encodes the protein MAHKDHEIFNLIEKERIRQTEGIELIASENYVSDDVLAAAGSILTNKYAEGYPGKRYYGGCEVVDEIENIAIERAKKLFNAEYANVQPHSGSQANTAVYHACLNPGDKILGFDLSHGGHLTHGSPVNFSGKIYTNSFYGVEKETGLLNYDKIEEIAIKEQPKLIIAGASAYSREIDYKRFREIADKVNAILLADIAHPAGLIAKGVIMDAVPHAHICTTTTHKTLRGPRGGLIIMGKDFDNPFGQKLKNGNLKKMSSLLNSGVFPGNQGGPLEHIIAAKAIAFKEALTEDFLQYILQVNKNAQVMAQEFVKRDYHIISGGTDNHMMLIDLRNKNITGKEAEELLGKIHVTVNKNMVPFDTESPFVTSGIRVGTAAITTRGFLEDDMVKIVDIIDRCISNKDNPQVEELGKEVNLLAKDFPLFK
- the fahA gene encoding fumarylacetoacetase: MANKTNDPKRSSWIGYNRDTHFPIQNIPFGVFLTRDNVITIGTRIGDYAIDLGALQEMGYFDMVPLTDDMFMQDTLNDFISDGKKTWSLVRNRIGDIFDKNNPELRDHKEHRDRIIFAMDEVEMQLPVLIGDYTDFYSSKEHATNVGTMFRDPDNALLPNWLHMPVAYHGRSSSIIPSNIPIHRPQGQTIPAGSDQPVFGPSKLVDFELEMAFITTDANLLGHPIPVKEAEDYIFGMVMLNDWSARDIQKWEYVPLGPFLAKSFASSISPWIVTLEALEPFRTESPKREKPVLDYLDSKKNSSFDINLEVDITPQQGRPTTVCKSNFKHLYWNISQQLAHHTVNGCPVNSGDLMGSGTISGPTPDSYGSMLELSWRGEKPIKLNDGTERKFIEDYDTVTMRGYCHKGDLRIGFGEVSNKILPFYQPKSK